Proteins encoded within one genomic window of Cucumis sativus cultivar 9930 chromosome 3, Cucumber_9930_V3, whole genome shotgun sequence:
- the LOC101208921 gene encoding nucleolin: MPPRTVKRGSASAGAKRGGRTTRGTPKKQDQPAEREVVEETAKVEEVSVVEVETKELREEVAVQEKSPVVEDKPVIQNKPVVVEEKQPIAVDVGEVESSREVRSDSKQSVPPKKEEEVKDEEYGKDERLDLEDNDPESEPDEDGGFEYDEKEIEQEDVQEVVDGEGEPEDNVGDEEGDMVEEDVEDAQEDLEGEDDDQQGGEDHEHAGMVDADEDEHHEVVKERRKRKEFEVFVGGLDKDVKEEDLKKVFSAVGEVTEVRLMMNPQTKKNKGFAFLRFATVEEAKRAVSELKNPVINGKQCGVTPSQDSDTLFLGNICKTWKKDALKEKLKHYGVDNVEDLTLVEDSNNEGSNRGFAFLEFSSRSDAMDAFKRLQKRDVVFGVDRPAKVSFADSFIDPGDEIMAQVKTVFVDSLPASWDEEFVRGLLKKYGEIEKIELARNMPSAKRKDFGFVTFDTHDAAVSCAKSINNSELGEGDNKAKVRARLSRPLQRGKGKHASRTDYWPGRTTGRVRGSWTRPAPRSIPIRGVRGVGSHLPPVSVKRPSGVRDRRPVIAVPPRGRPVAAVARSYDRGPPVASYSKSSLKRDYGRREELHPSRSRMLVDYASRVVPERNPSYRDDYASRAAAFSDPPRRDAPRRAYVDDGYSRRFERPPPPSYRDVRARDYDALIGSKRPYSSMSDVPPAYADTGVRQSRSRLDYDYGAGASQYGDAYDSRIGRSNIGGYDSRSSISGSFSSDVGGMYSSSYGGDYMTRGSNVGGSSSYSSMYPGRSVGGSSYMGSGGSGSYY, translated from the exons ATGCCTCCAAGGACGGTAAAGAGAGGCTCGGCATCCGCGGGAGCGAAGAGAGGTGGAAGGACTACCAGAGGGACGCCAAAGAAACAAGATCAGCCGGCGGAAAGGGAGGTTGTGGAAGAGACGGCGAAGGTTGAGGAGGTATCGGTGGTTGAGGTTGAAACCAAGGAGCTTCGCGAGGAAGTCGCGGTTCAGGAAAAAAGCCCTGTTGTAGAAGATAAGCCTGTTATTCAGAATAAACCGGTAGTTGTCGAGGAGAAACAGCCGATTGCTGTAGACGTTGGGGAGGTCGAATCTTCGCGCGAAGTCAGATCGGATTCGAAACAATCTGTTCCTCCTAAAA aagaagaagaagtaaagGATGAAGAATATGGGAAGGACGAGCGCTTGGATCTCGAAGATAACGATCCCGAATCAGAACCTGATGAGGATGGAGGGTTTGAGtatgatgaaaaagaaattgaacaGGAGGATGTTCAGGAAGTGGTAGATGGGGAGGGGGAGCCTGAGGACAATGTGGGGGATGAGGAAGGTGATATGGTTGAAGAGGATGTTGAGGATGCTCAGGAGGATCTTGAGGGGGAGGATGATGATCAGCAAGGTGGTGAAGACCATGAGCACGCTGGCATGGTTGATGCCGATGAGGATGAGCATCATGAAGTTGTTAAAGAGAGGCGTAAACGCAAGGAGTTTGAAGTGTTTGTTGGTGGCTTGGACAAGGACGTAAAAGAGGAGGATTTGAAGAAAGTTTTCAGTGCAGTTGGTGAAGTCACTGAAGTCAGGCTAATGATGAATCCGCAGACAAAGAAGAACAAAGGTTTTGCATTCTTACGTTTTGCTACTGTGGAAGAGGCAAAACGAGCTGTGTCAGAGCTGAAGAATCCTGTG ATTAATGGTAAACAATGTGGTGTGACTCCAAGTCAAGATAGCGACACCCTTTTTCTTGGTAACATATGCAAGACATGGAAAAAGGATGCT CTGAAGGAGAAGTTGAAACATTATGGAGTTGATAATGTTGAGGATCTGACACTGGTAGAGGATAGTAATAATGAAGGATCAAATCGTGGATTTgcctttttggaattttcatcTCGTTCAGATGCTATGGATGCCTTCAAGCGTCTTCAAAAAAGGGATGTTGTATTTGGAGTTGATAGGCCTGCCAAAGTGTCGTTTGCTGATTCTTTTATAGATCCTGGTGATGAAATTATGGCACAG GTCAAGACTGTTTTTGTTGATAGTCTCCCTGCCTCATGGGATGAAGAATTTGTTCGAGGACTTCTAAAGAAGTATGGGGAGATTGAGAAAATTGAGCTTGCTCGAAATATGCCTTCGGCGAAGAGAAAGGATTTTGGCTTTGTTACATTTGACACACATGATGCTGCGGTTTCCTGTGCAAAGAGCATCAACAACTCAGAGCTTGGTGAAGGGGACAACAAg GCTAAAGTAAGGGCTAGATTATCCAGACCATTGCAAAGAGGCAAAGGAAAACATGCTAGTCGTACTGATTATTGGCCTGGGCGCACAACTGGACGTGTAAGGGGTTCTTGGACACGACCAGCTCCACGAAGTATTCCTATTCGTGGAGTTAGAGGTGTTGGCAGCCATCTCCCACCGGTCAGTGTAAAGAGGCCTAGTGGTGTTAGAGATAGACGTCCCGTCATTGCAGTGCCACCACGAGGAAGACCTGTTGCTGCTGTAGCGAGGTCTTACGACAGGGGTCCTCCTG TTGCTTCTTACTCAAAGAGTAGCTTGAAGAGGGATTATGGTCGACGGGAGGAGCTGCATCCATCCAGAAGCCGGATGCTAGTTGATTATGCCTCCAGAGTTGTACCAGAAAGAAATCCATCCTACAGAGATGATTATGCTTCTCGGGCTGCTGCCTTCTCTGATCCACCTAGGAGAGATGCACCCAGAAGAGCTTATGTAGATGATGGATACAGCCGGAGGTTTGAAAGACCCCCTCCACCAAGCTACCGTGATGTCCGTGCACGCGATTATGATGCTCTAATTGGATCGAAACGACCATATTCTTCAATG AGTGATGTGCCTCCAGCTTATGCTGATACTGGTGTTCGTCAATCAAGAAGTCGTTTAGACTACGATTATGGTGCTGGTGCTTCTCAATATGGTGATGCTTATGATAGCAG GATTGGAAGATCAAATATTGGAGGATATGATAGTCGAAGTTCCATATCAG GTTCTTTTAGCAGTGATGTCGGTGGAATGTATTCGTCTAGCTATGGCGGGGACTATATGACCCGTGGTAGCAAT GTTGGTGGCAGTTCTTCTTACTCGTCAATGTACCCTGGTCGTAGTGTGGGGGGAAGCAGTTATATGGGCAGCGGTGGTTCTGGATCATACTATTGA